From the Nocardiopsis changdeensis genome, one window contains:
- a CDS encoding nitrate reductase subunit alpha, protein MAANGKASDSLLRLGTYLTGSESLDGNRAQVRKGGREGDVFYRDRWSHDRVVRSTHGVNCTGSCSWDVYVKDGIITWETQATDYPSVGPDRPEYEPRGCPRGAAFSWYTYSPTRVRYPYVRGVLAEMYREAKGRLGDPVAAWEEITTDPAKRRRYQRARGKGGLVRTTWAEALEIAAASHVLTIKRYGPDRIAGFSPIPAMSMVSHGAGARFVNLIGGSMLSFYDWYADLPVASPQVFGDQTDVPESGDWWDAAYLVLWGSNVPVTRTPDAHWMAEARYRGQKVVVVSPDYSDATKFADEWLAPHPGTDGALAMAMGHVILRERFVDATVDRFDSYARTYTDLPFLVEVEERDGRRVPGKFLTAADLPGAEGVANADFKPVVWPRGEDAPYAPNGTLGHRWGEDGVGKWNLRLEGRVPELTFYEEGAEAVEIALTRFDTPTGEAGVLTRGVPVRRVGGRLVTTVFDLVLAQYGVGRSGLPGTWPTGYDDASQPCTPAWQAELTGVPAERAERIAREFADTAEASGGRAMIILGAGTNQWFHGENAYRAFLALLLLTGCQGVNGGGWAHYVGQEKCRTATGWAAYASGMDWSRPPRFMAGTSYWYTHTDQWRYDTYRADALTTPLGPGRLRGRHTADLVAASARMGWMPSFPTFNRNPVHLGKEAAELGRDPAEYVADQLAEGTLRFAAEDPDDPANWPRTLTVWRSNLFGSSAKGNEYFLRHLLGTHSNLRAEPAGPDDRPAEVTWRDGIPEGKLDLLLSMDFRMTSTTLLSDIVLPAATWYEKHDLSTTDMHPYVHAFNPAIDPPWEARTDFAIFQELAKAFSTLAAEHLGEVTDLVAVPHQHDTPGELAQPHGVPTDWKAEGVRPVPGRTMPGIVAVRRNYSAIAQKMAALGPLAETKGLPVKGVSFTPDEEVEWLRERNGTVHGGVADGRPALDTDVKVCEMILALSGTSNGRLAAQGFERLAERTGTDMDELIAHSAERRVVFADARTGPTPVGTSPEWSGKESSDRRYSPFTINLEHDKPWHTLTGRQHFYLDHDWMQEFGEALPVYRPPLDISRLFGEPRIGPTGQREVVVRYLTPHSKWSIHSEYQDNLLMQTLSRGGPTIWMSTADAEAIGAADNDWVEAVNRNGVVAARLVVSHRMPTGTVYMYHAQERTIDVPLTETTGRRGGIHNSLTRLLVKPTHLIGGYAQFTYAFNYLGPTGNQRDEVTVVRKRTTEVRYR, encoded by the coding sequence ATGGCGGCAAATGGCAAAGCGAGCGACTCGCTGCTCCGCCTCGGTACCTACCTGACCGGATCGGAGTCCCTGGACGGGAACCGTGCCCAGGTCAGAAAGGGGGGCCGTGAAGGTGACGTCTTCTATCGGGACCGCTGGAGCCACGACCGCGTCGTGCGTTCCACGCACGGTGTCAACTGCACCGGTTCCTGTTCTTGGGATGTCTATGTAAAAGACGGGATCATCACTTGGGAAACCCAGGCGACCGATTATCCGTCGGTGGGTCCCGACCGTCCCGAATACGAGCCCCGGGGCTGTCCGCGCGGTGCCGCCTTCTCCTGGTACACCTATTCGCCGACCCGTGTCCGCTATCCCTACGTGCGGGGGGTGCTGGCCGAGATGTACCGGGAGGCGAAGGGCCGGCTGGGCGACCCGGTCGCGGCCTGGGAGGAGATCACCACCGACCCCGCCAAGCGCCGCCGCTACCAGCGGGCCCGCGGCAAGGGCGGCCTGGTGCGCACCACCTGGGCGGAGGCGCTGGAGATCGCGGCCGCCTCGCACGTGCTGACGATCAAGCGCTACGGCCCGGACCGGATCGCGGGCTTCTCGCCGATCCCGGCGATGTCGATGGTCTCCCACGGGGCGGGCGCCCGGTTCGTCAACCTGATCGGCGGCTCCATGCTGTCGTTCTACGACTGGTACGCCGACCTGCCGGTGGCGTCACCGCAGGTCTTCGGTGACCAGACCGACGTCCCTGAGTCGGGGGACTGGTGGGACGCCGCCTACCTGGTGCTGTGGGGCTCCAACGTGCCGGTCACCCGCACGCCGGACGCGCACTGGATGGCGGAGGCCCGCTACCGGGGCCAGAAGGTCGTGGTGGTCTCCCCGGACTACAGCGACGCCACCAAGTTCGCCGACGAGTGGCTGGCCCCGCACCCGGGCACCGACGGGGCGCTGGCCATGGCGATGGGCCACGTCATCCTCAGGGAGCGGTTCGTCGACGCGACCGTCGACCGGTTCGACTCCTACGCGCGCACCTACACCGACCTGCCGTTCCTGGTGGAGGTCGAGGAGAGGGACGGGCGCCGGGTGCCGGGCAAGTTCCTCACCGCGGCCGACCTGCCGGGCGCGGAGGGCGTCGCCAACGCCGACTTCAAGCCCGTCGTGTGGCCGCGCGGGGAGGACGCCCCCTACGCGCCCAACGGGACCCTCGGGCACCGGTGGGGCGAGGACGGCGTCGGCAAGTGGAACCTGCGCCTGGAGGGGCGGGTCCCGGAGCTGACCTTCTACGAGGAGGGCGCCGAGGCCGTCGAGATCGCCCTGACCCGGTTCGACACCCCTACCGGAGAGGCAGGCGTCCTCACCCGGGGCGTGCCGGTCCGCCGGGTGGGCGGGCGCCTGGTCACCACCGTGTTCGACCTGGTCCTGGCCCAGTACGGGGTGGGGCGGTCGGGCCTGCCCGGCACCTGGCCCACCGGCTACGACGACGCCTCCCAGCCCTGCACCCCCGCCTGGCAGGCCGAGCTGACCGGGGTCCCGGCCGAGCGGGCCGAGCGGATCGCCCGCGAGTTCGCCGACACCGCCGAGGCGAGCGGGGGCCGCGCCATGATCATCCTGGGCGCGGGCACCAACCAGTGGTTCCACGGCGAGAACGCCTACAGGGCCTTCCTGGCGCTGCTGCTGCTCACCGGCTGCCAGGGGGTCAACGGCGGCGGCTGGGCGCACTACGTCGGCCAGGAGAAGTGCCGCACCGCCACGGGCTGGGCGGCCTACGCCTCCGGCATGGACTGGTCGCGCCCGCCCCGGTTCATGGCCGGGACCTCCTACTGGTACACGCACACCGACCAGTGGCGCTACGACACCTACCGGGCCGACGCCCTCACCACGCCGCTGGGCCCGGGGAGGCTGCGGGGCCGCCATACCGCGGACCTGGTGGCGGCCTCGGCGCGGATGGGGTGGATGCCGTCCTTCCCCACGTTCAACCGCAACCCCGTCCACCTGGGCAAGGAGGCGGCCGAGCTGGGCAGGGACCCCGCCGAGTACGTGGCCGACCAGCTGGCCGAGGGGACGCTGCGGTTCGCGGCGGAGGACCCCGACGACCCGGCGAACTGGCCCAGGACCCTCACCGTCTGGCGGTCCAACCTGTTCGGCTCCTCGGCCAAGGGCAACGAGTACTTCCTCAGGCACCTGCTGGGCACCCACTCCAACCTCCGGGCCGAGCCCGCGGGCCCCGACGACCGGCCGGCCGAGGTGACCTGGCGCGACGGGATCCCCGAGGGCAAGCTCGACCTGCTGCTGTCCATGGACTTCCGGATGACCAGCACCACGCTGCTGTCCGACATCGTGCTCCCGGCCGCGACCTGGTACGAGAAGCACGACCTGTCCACCACGGACATGCACCCCTACGTGCACGCGTTCAACCCGGCGATCGACCCCCCCTGGGAGGCCCGGACCGACTTCGCGATCTTCCAGGAGCTGGCCAAGGCGTTCAGCACCCTGGCCGCCGAGCACCTGGGGGAGGTCACCGACCTGGTCGCGGTCCCGCACCAGCACGACACGCCCGGGGAGCTCGCCCAGCCGCACGGGGTCCCGACGGACTGGAAGGCCGAGGGCGTGCGCCCCGTCCCGGGGCGCACCATGCCCGGCATCGTCGCGGTGCGCCGCAACTACTCGGCGATCGCCCAGAAGATGGCGGCGCTGGGCCCGCTCGCCGAGACCAAGGGGCTGCCGGTCAAGGGCGTGTCCTTCACCCCCGACGAGGAGGTGGAGTGGCTGCGGGAGCGCAACGGCACGGTGCACGGCGGGGTCGCGGACGGCCGCCCCGCCCTGGACACCGACGTCAAGGTGTGCGAGATGATCCTCGCCCTGTCGGGGACCAGCAACGGCCGGCTGGCCGCCCAGGGGTTCGAGCGGCTCGCGGAGCGCACCGGCACCGACATGGACGAGCTCATCGCCCACTCCGCCGAGCGGCGCGTGGTGTTCGCCGACGCCCGCACCGGTCCGACGCCCGTGGGCACCAGCCCCGAGTGGTCCGGCAAGGAGTCGAGCGACCGCCGGTACTCGCCGTTCACGATCAACCTGGAGCACGACAAGCCCTGGCACACCCTCACCGGGCGCCAGCACTTCTACCTCGACCACGACTGGATGCAGGAGTTCGGCGAGGCGCTGCCGGTGTACCGGCCGCCGCTGGACATCTCCCGGCTGTTCGGGGAGCCGCGGATCGGGCCGACCGGTCAGCGCGAGGTGGTCGTGCGCTACCTGACCCCGCACTCCAAGTGGTCCATCCACTCCGAGTACCAGGACAACCTGCTCATGCAGACCCTGTCCCGGGGCGGCCCCACCATCTGGATGAGCACGGCCGACGCCGAGGCCATCGGCGCCGCCGACAACGACTGGGTGGAGGCGGTCAACCGCAACGGCGTGGTCGCCGCCCGCCTGGTGGTCTCGCACCGCATGCCCACCGGGACGGTGTACATGTACCACGCCCAGGAGCGGACCATCGACGTGCCCCTGACCGAGACGACGGGCCGCCGCGGCGGCATCCACAACTCGCTCACCCGGCTGCTGGTCAAGCCCACCCACCTCATCGGCGGGTACGCGCAGTTCACGTACGCCTTCAACTACCTCGGACCGACCGGAAACCAGCGCGACGAGGTCACCGTCGTGCGCAAAAGGACGACGGAGGTGCGTTACCGGTGA
- a CDS encoding rRNA methyltransferase encodes MTYRYAVERTDHSALASGHVLRSAPGFPGFPVRLADELFQRAAVHTGLPAVRLWDPCCGSGYLATVLGLLHRERIASVRATDVDPDAVELAGRNLRLLTAEGLAEREEELRRSARDFGRPSFVERAEDARGLARGLARAGGDLPHEAAVADVFSDPGPVAADLVVTDVPYGEMTAWAGEAPGEDPVGALLASLGRALPPGAVIVVTARTRRVPLPEGVRALERVRVGVRAAVLVRARDVA; translated from the coding sequence ATGACGTACCGGTACGCGGTCGAGCGCACCGACCACTCGGCGCTCGCGAGCGGCCACGTGCTCCGCTCGGCCCCCGGGTTCCCGGGGTTCCCCGTGCGCCTGGCCGACGAGCTCTTCCAGCGGGCCGCGGTGCACACCGGGCTCCCGGCCGTACGGCTGTGGGACCCCTGCTGCGGGAGCGGCTACCTCGCCACCGTCCTGGGCCTGCTGCACCGGGAGCGGATCGCCTCGGTGCGCGCCACCGACGTCGACCCCGACGCGGTGGAGCTGGCCGGGCGCAACCTGCGGCTGCTGACCGCGGAGGGACTGGCCGAGCGCGAGGAGGAGCTGCGCCGGTCGGCCCGCGACTTCGGCCGCCCCTCCTTCGTCGAGCGGGCGGAGGACGCCCGCGGACTGGCGCGGGGACTGGCCCGGGCCGGGGGCGACCTGCCGCACGAGGCGGCCGTCGCCGACGTGTTCTCCGACCCCGGGCCGGTGGCCGCCGACCTGGTCGTCACCGACGTCCCCTACGGCGAGATGACCGCCTGGGCGGGCGAGGCGCCCGGGGAGGACCCGGTGGGCGCCCTGCTCGCCTCGCTCGGCCGGGCCCTGCCCCCCGGGGCCGTCATCGTCGTGACGGCCCGCACGCGCCGGGTCCCCCTGCCCGAGGGCGTGCGCGCCCTGGAGCGGGTCAGGGTCGGCGTCCGGGCGGCGGTGCTGGTGCGCGCCCGGGACGTCGCCTGA
- a CDS encoding alpha/beta fold hydrolase: protein MSGSVSHVTVSDGTRIWYDVLGEGDPLLLFNGQALDHEMWDGPHAALAERHRVVRTDFRGTGGSDAPLDSPYSLDLFVRDALEVLDALDIGRAHVYGFSMGGKVAQRMAAAHPERVGALVLGATAPGGPNEVERPRESTLALRQASTAAGARKIGPLFYTPQWADAHPDTVARILPRGPLRAQRLHFGASSEHDGWDLLPDVQAPTLVVHGEDDELTPVGNAVLLAERVPDARLLVLPGLRHGYLHEGGPKATREVLDFLAAHPL, encoded by the coding sequence GTGTCCGGTTCCGTGAGCCACGTGACCGTTTCCGACGGAACCCGCATCTGGTACGACGTCCTCGGCGAGGGCGACCCCCTCCTGCTCTTCAACGGCCAGGCCCTCGACCACGAGATGTGGGACGGGCCGCACGCCGCCCTGGCCGAACGGCACCGGGTGGTCCGGACGGACTTCCGGGGCACCGGCGGCAGCGATGCCCCGCTCGACTCCCCGTACTCCCTGGACCTGTTCGTCCGGGACGCGCTGGAGGTGCTGGACGCGCTCGACATCGGGCGCGCCCACGTCTACGGGTTCTCGATGGGCGGCAAGGTCGCCCAGCGGATGGCGGCCGCCCACCCCGAGCGCGTGGGGGCCCTGGTCCTGGGCGCCACCGCCCCGGGTGGACCGAACGAGGTGGAGCGGCCCCGCGAGTCCACCCTGGCCCTGCGCCAGGCGAGCACCGCCGCGGGCGCGCGGAAGATCGGCCCGCTGTTCTACACCCCGCAGTGGGCGGACGCGCACCCGGACACCGTCGCCCGCATCCTGCCGCGCGGCCCGCTGCGCGCCCAGCGCCTGCACTTCGGGGCGAGCTCCGAGCACGACGGCTGGGACCTGCTGCCGGACGTCCAGGCGCCCACGCTGGTCGTCCACGGCGAGGACGACGAGCTCACCCCGGTCGGCAACGCCGTCCTGCTGGCCGAACGCGTCCCGGACGCGCGCCTGCTGGTGCTGCCCGGCCTGCGCCACGGCTACCTGCACGAGGGCGGGCCCAAGGCCACCCGCGAGGTCCTCGACTTCCTCGCCGCCCACCCCCTCTAG
- a CDS encoding RNA-binding S4 domain-containing protein, with protein MTPRKPVRTEGAAHVSDAVPLPSGPDSTRVDRWLWAVRLTKTRSDAAQACRGGHVRVNDRPAKPASTVKAGDEVRVRLHGTTRIVEVGHVLEKRVAAPIAVRCYVDNTPEPPPQATIPVIRRDRGAGRPTKKDRRLLDRLRSDLPPPPNP; from the coding sequence ATGACGCCCCGAAAGCCCGTCCGAACCGAAGGAGCCGCACACGTGAGCGACGCAGTCCCCCTCCCGTCCGGTCCCGACAGCACCCGGGTCGACCGCTGGCTGTGGGCCGTCCGCCTCACCAAGACCCGCTCCGACGCGGCCCAGGCCTGCCGGGGCGGCCACGTGCGGGTCAACGACCGCCCGGCCAAGCCCGCCTCCACGGTGAAGGCCGGCGACGAGGTGCGGGTGCGGCTGCACGGCACCACACGGATCGTGGAGGTCGGGCACGTGCTGGAGAAGCGGGTGGCCGCGCCGATCGCGGTCCGCTGCTACGTGGACAACACCCCCGAGCCCCCGCCGCAGGCGACGATCCCGGTGATCCGCCGCGACCGGGGCGCGGGACGGCCCACCAAGAAGGACCGGCGCCTGCTGGACCGGCTGCGCAGCGACCTGCCGCCGCCCCCGAACCCCTGA
- a CDS encoding phosphotransferase — translation MADIPTLLASGRDADVFALDGHRVLRRSRDGRSPAVEAEVMRHVAGLGLPVPRVYSVDGPDLVMERLHGPSLLGAALAGEVTAEETGRIMADLQGRLHALPAPGGGGVLLHLDLHPDNVVLTATGPVLIDWTNARQGEADLDVALSALILAQVALAGTFPGPVAALAGEGLGAFLSHTRGDPVRLLDAAVELRAGDPNLAPEEERVLAAAAEAVRGRASA, via the coding sequence GTGGCCGACATCCCGACCCTCCTGGCCTCCGGCCGCGACGCCGACGTCTTCGCCCTGGACGGGCACCGCGTGCTGCGCCGCAGCCGGGACGGCCGCTCCCCGGCCGTGGAGGCGGAGGTCATGCGGCACGTGGCCGGCCTCGGCCTCCCCGTGCCCCGGGTGTACTCCGTCGACGGCCCCGACCTGGTCATGGAGCGCCTGCACGGCCCGTCCCTCCTGGGCGCGGCGCTGGCGGGGGAGGTCACCGCGGAGGAGACCGGCCGGATCATGGCGGACCTCCAGGGGCGGCTGCACGCCCTGCCCGCGCCGGGCGGCGGGGGCGTGCTGCTGCACCTGGACCTGCACCCGGACAACGTCGTCCTCACGGCCACGGGGCCGGTGCTCATCGACTGGACCAACGCCCGGCAGGGAGAGGCCGACCTGGACGTGGCGCTGTCGGCGCTGATCCTGGCGCAGGTGGCGCTGGCCGGGACGTTCCCCGGGCCGGTGGCCGCCCTGGCCGGGGAGGGGCTGGGAGCCTTCCTCTCACACACCCGGGGCGATCCGGTGCGGCTGCTGGACGCGGCCGTGGAGCTGAGGGCTGGGGATCCCAACCTGGCACCGGAGGAGGAGCGCGTCCTGGCCGCGGCCGCCGAGGCGGTCCGCGGGCGGGCCTCCGCGTGA
- a CDS encoding MFS transporter gives MRAEVGRRATRSGTAGGNLALATAAFALTFWAWNLIAPLSKTYSENLGLSPTQTSLLVAFPVLVGSLGRIPVGALTDRYGGRVMFTVICLVSIVPTFLVGLSGGSFGMLLLWGFFLGVAGTSFAVGIPFVNAWYDANRRGFATGVFGAGMGGTALSAFLTPRLVEAVGLFTTHLLMCAALAVMGAVMWFFCRNAPGWSPRTGPALPRMREAMRIRATWQASLLYAVAFGGFVAFSTYLPTLLTLSYDYLQSDAGMRTAGFAVAAVAARPAGGTLSDRIGAVKVCLISFFGTAACAVILALHPPAEFPAGVSFVLIAITLGLGTGGVFALVAKLVEPSRVGTVTGLVGAAGGLGGYFPPLVMGVIYQATGAYTIGFVLLALVALAVGLYTSRAFKEASG, from the coding sequence ATGCGAGCGGAAGTCGGGCGACGGGCGACGCGTTCCGGTACGGCGGGCGGCAACCTCGCCCTGGCCACGGCCGCGTTCGCGCTGACGTTCTGGGCGTGGAACCTCATCGCACCGCTGTCCAAGACCTACTCGGAGAACCTGGGGCTGTCCCCCACGCAGACGTCCCTCCTGGTGGCGTTCCCCGTCCTGGTGGGCTCGCTGGGGCGCATCCCCGTCGGGGCGCTCACCGACCGCTACGGCGGCCGGGTGATGTTCACGGTGATCTGCCTCGTCAGCATCGTCCCGACGTTCCTGGTCGGCCTGTCCGGCGGGTCGTTCGGGATGCTGCTGCTGTGGGGCTTCTTCCTGGGGGTCGCGGGCACGTCGTTCGCGGTCGGCATCCCGTTCGTCAACGCCTGGTACGACGCGAACCGGCGCGGGTTCGCCACCGGCGTGTTCGGCGCGGGCATGGGCGGCACGGCGCTGTCTGCGTTCCTCACCCCGCGCCTGGTCGAGGCGGTGGGACTGTTCACCACCCACCTGCTGATGTGCGCGGCGCTCGCCGTGATGGGCGCGGTCATGTGGTTCTTCTGCCGCAACGCGCCCGGGTGGTCCCCGCGCACCGGGCCCGCGCTGCCGCGCATGCGCGAGGCGATGCGGATCCGGGCCACCTGGCAGGCGTCGCTGCTGTACGCGGTGGCCTTCGGCGGCTTCGTGGCCTTCTCCACCTACCTGCCGACGCTGCTGACGCTGTCCTACGACTACCTGCAGTCGGACGCGGGCATGCGCACCGCCGGGTTCGCCGTCGCGGCGGTGGCGGCGCGGCCGGCGGGCGGCACCCTCTCGGACCGCATCGGCGCGGTGAAGGTGTGCCTGATCTCGTTCTTCGGCACCGCGGCGTGCGCCGTCATCCTGGCCCTGCACCCGCCGGCGGAGTTCCCGGCCGGGGTGTCGTTCGTGCTCATCGCGATCACCCTGGGCCTGGGCACCGGCGGTGTGTTCGCGCTGGTGGCCAAGCTGGTGGAGCCGTCCCGGGTGGGCACCGTGACCGGCCTGGTCGGCGCGGCCGGCGGGCTGGGCGGGTACTTCCCGCCGCTGGTGATGGGCGTGATCTACCAGGCGACGGGCGCCTACACCATCGGGTTCGTGCTGCTGGCCCTGGTGGCGCTGGCGGTGGGCCTGTACACCTCGCGGGCGTTCAAGGAGGCGTCGGGCTGA